The Borreliella burgdorferi B31 DNA segment ATAGCAAAAAGTCAGACTTATAAATATTTAAGAATAGCAAATGCAATAGAAGAAGGACTAGCTTGGGAGAAAGGCATAATCGAAAACGGTATATAGAATTCTTTATTTTTTTTAAAGGATAAAGAAGGGGAGAAGTTAAAAAATCCAATCGAAATTTTATCAGGCCATTAAGATTTCAGCTTAAAACAGAAGATGCATACATATATTACAAATCAAAATCAAGATTTACTAGTTTTTTGCTAGAAAAATTACTTAAAGATAAAGAAGAATTGCTTAATGAAATTATGAAAGAATATAAGGAGTGTAAAAAATATAATTAAAAATTTAGTATAGATAATTTTGTGTTAAGAATATTAACCTATGTGATTTATCAAATATATTATTTAGATAAGGTATTTGATAAAAAACAGGGAATTTCTTTGTTTATAAAGTAGTTATTTAAATCATAAAATGTCAAAAAAATCGGGGTAGTAAAGTAAAAAGTAAAAGATGATTTACAAATAAATATGCATATTATTTGAGAATAATGTATTGATTTTAACACCAACAAAATTCATTTTCCAAATGATATAAAAGTTTTTATAAATGAGCTTATAGGGTCGTTTTCAAAATTAGGCTATTATAAAGAGGCAAAAGAAACTTTGCAAAATATTTTTTGTATATTAGATAGTAATTAAAAATGATTTAGTCTACTCAATAATTTATATGAGATAATAAAGTATATTAAGGATATGTGCTTTATTAATAAAAATAAAAATAAAAATAAAAATAAAAATAATTATATCTTAATAAAAAAATTGGAAATACCGCAATTATTGATAATTTATCGAATTTAGATACTAATATAGATAAAAATTAATAATTGACAAAGATTTAAAGGGTAATTGAAAATGAATTTAGAAAAAGAAATTTATAGTAAAATTCAAAAAATGAAAATTCTATATGAAATTTAAACAAAATAACTTTATAAATATGATTGTTTTAAAGTTTTTCTCAATTTGTAAAGTCTTTTGTAGTTGCTAAAGCGCAAACTTATTTTTATTTAAAACTTTAGTCAAAAGTTTTGGAGGATAGTTTTATCTATTGATAAGATTAAGGAATTAGGATTTAAAAATATAAAAAAACACATGTTTAGAAAAAAAATCATTAAATTTTAATAATCATATAAGTAAATTAAATAATAAGAATATTTCTATTAGAATTTTCATGAGAGATAAAGAATTATGTGAGTTTGTAAAAAAGAGATAATAATAGTAAATTATATTTTTAAGGAGCTTTTTAGAATAGAAAAGATGTTTTGCTTGATATTGTAACTAATATAATAATAAGAAAAAGTAAAATACAAAATTTTGTTTTATAGTGTCTGTAATGAAGATTTGAAATTTAATGTATCTATTAATTTTATTAATGTAGTTTTATTGCTAGTTGTTGTAAAACTAAATTAACTTATAGATATTTGAGCTTTGTATTTAATATCGGTTTTTCTTTTTTACAATTTTATTAATAAATGTTTATTTTGATAATGCTTTCAAAATTTATGTTGCAAAAAATTATTCCAACTTTATTAAATAAAGTTGGAATATCTTGTATTTTTATTGTTTGCATTTAATTGTCTTTATTGT contains these protein-coding regions:
- a CDS encoding chromosome replication/partitioning protein, with the translated sequence MKILKEIKDKEYYKLDGYQNFEMFTRNYKIAKSQTYKYLRIANAIEEGLAWEKGIIENGI
- a CDS encoding plasmid partition family protein yields the protein MRPLRFQLKTEDAYIYYKSKSRFTSFLLEKLLKDKEELLNEIMKEYKECKKYN